Proteins encoded within one genomic window of Corynebacterium aurimucosum:
- a CDS encoding ATP-dependent helicase, whose protein sequence is MKYSSESPTRTGVTLPPSPEVRLIPRSRRATSREWDVPLPQQGTWRVLGAAGSGVSSLLIDVVLAQLNAGADASGILVVAPSKESGSLLRRELAENLDDYAAQTSMVRSVHSLAFALLRHSSEEELRLITGAEQDAVIRELLQGHAADRRGAWPEEMRPALEYVGFARQLRDLLLRAIERGLGPTDLEELGQRYGRPMWVAAGDFLREYERTQALAGSHSYSAAELVSQVLLRPELLREHPWHTIVVDDAQLLDPTSGQLIAELAKTARLTVIGGDPDQAVFAFRGANLEFLTTWKAENELRLSSTYRRPSPACVSVVDSRGTLRDVLANTVRRRHLEDGVDWRDIAVIVRSTGDIGSARRTLLSAGVPVHINPTDVVLAEQRLVKAVLLALRALENELEPVELEDLITGPVGGADPVTLRRLIRGLRRWKPEQRGMNTLRELLDGELPDFNNLLTEREEAILARIRGVLSAGRAALQQGAAVEEVLWEVWQATGLDTRLQAAALRGGAAGSQADRDLDAMMALFDAAGDYAERRPAASLESFILHITEQELPTGVRDRRSALPNAVEILTAHGAVGREWDTVIVAGVQEGTWPSVGETGSLFGQEDLIDVLDRGITPGTPVSHVSGRLAEERRLFHVATTRHRQRLLIVAVDSPESDVVEEPSRFIDEFLSARGVDVPGAQARREAGKRLARQAWPRELGLEVPEPNPVTLPSAASGEEELDPLDVSVLSVPAFVAQLRRCATDPETNEAERSQAVRQLARLAEAGVPGAHPAQWWAARGVASELPLRGSSTVSPSRVDALLTCPLNAVLGQLVEDDSANINLLRGNLAHAFLEALGRGAAAEPAKRLVLDAFDALVEGPAWHREAERVDFERLIDRTHSWVLSSSTSLEPVGVEVPVNVDIGSDVTIRGFIDRLAKAGEDYVVVDLKTGTKVPSAARAQDNTQLMTYQLALAHGALVTAPAEPGGESQAVSIRTGDGLPRGGGVLVYPRSSTAAVSTREQATKPPEELEEFAQSLPALVAELRGPDLTARENADCDRCRIRSICPVMNEGGLVTDA, encoded by the coding sequence GTGAAGTACAGCAGCGAATCCCCCACACGTACCGGCGTCACGCTTCCTCCCTCGCCGGAAGTCCGCCTCATTCCCCGAAGCCGCCGCGCCACGTCGCGCGAGTGGGATGTTCCTTTGCCACAGCAAGGTACCTGGCGGGTGCTGGGTGCGGCAGGGTCAGGGGTGTCGAGCCTGCTGATCGACGTTGTCTTGGCCCAACTCAATGCTGGAGCCGATGCCTCCGGCATCCTCGTCGTCGCCCCATCCAAGGAATCCGGCTCGTTGCTGCGCCGGGAGTTAGCAGAAAACCTCGATGACTACGCCGCACAGACTTCGATGGTGCGCTCGGTGCACTCATTGGCTTTTGCGCTTCTGCGCCACAGTAGCGAGGAGGAGCTGCGTCTCATCACTGGTGCGGAACAGGATGCAGTGATTCGTGAGCTGCTGCAGGGCCATGCGGCCGATCGCCGGGGCGCGTGGCCAGAGGAGATGCGCCCGGCCCTGGAGTATGTGGGCTTTGCGCGCCAATTGCGTGATTTGTTGCTGCGTGCCATCGAACGGGGGCTCGGACCGACGGACTTGGAGGAGCTGGGACAACGCTACGGCCGGCCCATGTGGGTTGCTGCCGGAGACTTCCTGCGCGAGTATGAGCGCACTCAAGCGCTGGCGGGTTCGCATTCCTATTCCGCTGCGGAGCTGGTCAGCCAAGTGCTTTTGCGCCCAGAGCTGTTGCGCGAGCACCCGTGGCACACCATCGTGGTCGATGACGCGCAGTTGCTGGACCCGACCTCCGGCCAGCTGATCGCGGAGCTGGCGAAAACTGCACGCCTCACCGTGATTGGCGGTGACCCCGACCAAGCGGTCTTCGCCTTCCGTGGTGCTAATTTGGAATTCCTCACCACCTGGAAGGCAGAGAACGAACTTCGCCTGAGCTCTACGTACCGCAGGCCGTCCCCGGCGTGCGTGAGCGTCGTGGATTCCCGCGGCACCTTGCGTGATGTCCTGGCCAATACGGTTCGCCGCCGGCACTTAGAAGACGGCGTGGACTGGCGTGATATCGCAGTGATCGTGCGCTCTACCGGGGATATTGGATCTGCCCGTCGCACGCTGCTTTCTGCTGGCGTGCCGGTGCACATCAACCCCACGGACGTGGTGCTCGCTGAGCAGCGCTTGGTCAAAGCAGTACTTCTGGCTTTGCGTGCTCTGGAAAATGAGCTTGAGCCCGTGGAGCTCGAGGACCTGATTACCGGTCCCGTGGGCGGCGCTGATCCGGTGACGCTGCGGAGGCTCATCCGCGGCCTGCGCCGTTGGAAGCCGGAGCAGCGCGGAATGAATACACTGCGGGAGTTGCTGGACGGTGAGTTGCCGGACTTCAATAACCTCCTCACCGAGCGCGAGGAAGCGATTTTGGCGCGTATTCGCGGGGTGCTGTCTGCCGGGCGCGCGGCCTTGCAGCAAGGCGCTGCTGTTGAGGAAGTCCTGTGGGAAGTGTGGCAAGCCACCGGTTTGGATACACGCCTACAGGCAGCAGCCCTGCGCGGCGGTGCCGCGGGTTCGCAGGCGGACCGTGACTTGGACGCGATGATGGCCTTGTTCGACGCCGCCGGCGATTACGCCGAGCGTCGTCCGGCGGCGTCGTTGGAGTCCTTCATTCTGCACATCACGGAGCAAGAACTGCCCACCGGCGTGCGGGATCGCCGCTCAGCCTTGCCCAATGCAGTAGAAATCCTCACCGCGCACGGCGCAGTGGGGCGCGAGTGGGACACCGTCATCGTGGCGGGCGTTCAGGAAGGAACATGGCCCTCGGTAGGGGAGACCGGCTCTCTTTTTGGGCAAGAAGATCTCATCGATGTGCTGGATCGCGGCATCACTCCCGGCACCCCAGTCAGCCACGTGTCGGGGCGCTTGGCGGAGGAGCGCCGTCTCTTCCACGTGGCCACTACCCGTCACCGGCAACGGCTGCTCATCGTGGCGGTGGACTCACCGGAGAGCGATGTCGTGGAAGAACCCTCGCGTTTCATCGACGAGTTCCTTTCCGCTCGCGGCGTTGATGTTCCCGGCGCACAAGCGCGCCGGGAGGCGGGCAAGCGCCTCGCACGCCAGGCCTGGCCACGTGAGTTGGGCCTCGAGGTGCCGGAGCCGAATCCGGTGACGCTGCCCAGTGCTGCTAGTGGGGAGGAAGAGCTCGATCCTCTCGATGTCTCCGTACTCTCGGTGCCCGCGTTTGTGGCGCAACTGCGCCGTTGTGCAACTGATCCGGAGACCAATGAGGCGGAACGTTCCCAGGCGGTCCGGCAGTTGGCCCGTTTGGCGGAGGCTGGGGTCCCTGGGGCGCATCCGGCTCAGTGGTGGGCCGCGCGCGGCGTGGCTTCGGAATTGCCGCTGCGTGGTTCGAGCACGGTGTCGCCATCCCGGGTCGATGCCTTGCTCACGTGTCCGCTCAACGCGGTGCTCGGGCAGCTCGTGGAGGATGATTCTGCGAACATCAACCTGCTACGTGGTAATTTGGCGCATGCTTTCCTGGAAGCGCTGGGGCGCGGTGCTGCCGCCGAGCCTGCGAAGCGGCTAGTGCTCGATGCCTTCGATGCGCTTGTGGAGGGGCCAGCGTGGCACCGTGAGGCTGAGCGTGTGGACTTTGAGCGCCTTATCGACCGCACTCATAGTTGGGTGCTCTCGAGCTCTACATCACTTGAACCCGTTGGCGTTGAGGTCCCCGTCAACGTGGACATCGGCTCCGATGTCACCATTCGCGGGTTCATTGACCGGTTGGCGAAGGCCGGGGAAGACTATGTCGTGGTGGATCTCAAGACGGGGACAAAAGTCCCGTCGGCGGCCCGCGCCCAAGACAATACCCAGCTCATGACATACCAGTTGGCGCTAGCACACGGCGCGCTTGTTACAGCACCCGCGGAACCTGGCGGCGAGTCGCAGGCTGTGTCTATCCGGACCGGTGATGGCCTGCCGCGTGGCGGAGGTGTTCTGGTGTATCCGCGCTCCAGTACTGCCGCCGTGTCCACCCGGGAGCAAGCCACCAAGCCTCCTGAAGAGCTCGAAGAATTTGCGCAGTCGCTGCCCGCACTCGTGGCTGAGCTGCGTGGTCCGGACCTGACCGCACGTGAAAACGCTGATTGTGATCGCTGCCGGATCCGCTCTATCTGCCCTGTGATGAATGAAGGAGGTCTGGTGACCGATGCCTAA
- a CDS encoding ATP-dependent helicase, translated as MPKNPAQHFSPEELAAALGKPFPPTPEQAAVIDGPLGPKLVVAGAGAGKTETMASRVVSLVANGLVRPEQVLGLTFTRKAAQQLEQRIRRQLLTLRSSGILAPGSPAAEAVENIAPNVSTYDSYAGDLVREYGLLMPVEPNARIITEAERYAIAHEVVSNYSGSLSTDNAVSTVTATLLKLAETMDGELKNPQDLYEHEDIFRKTAEDLEKSKRTKGEFGKDLQKYLDTQRLRLEYLPLVEALKKEQAERGVITFGEQMSIAATLAKNFPLLGEQQSARYRVIMLDEYQDTSHAQRILLRSLFGGEREGLSVTAVGDPMQSIYGWRGATAENLEAFVTDFPQPDGTPAPKDQLTTSWRNPSTVLSLANDVASKLFSSSPGERPVDELSPKPTAPAGKVELGYFASEDEERAFIAEHLRQLYESTPEGEDFNAAVLVRTNKQSPLIAAALDEVGVPNEIFGLGGLLWQPEIQDLVAVATLLVRPQDTAAALRVLTGPMCGLGIADIQALHSRQRNLAGATEGRTRWEGGDPLAHLAAQVEEITAEGPDQVLGLADALADLGERDRYSTEGLERMEEVSSKLRYLRTYSLGKTLNDIVADIELLFGLRTEVLASGKPGGATHLDAFADFVAGFHGDGLAGLLDYLELAKEKEDGLELGEVPLVRNRVQIMTVHKAKGLEWEHVCVAHADSSSYKAQAETFLTKIEKAPGDEDVIDVPEDAVTRSDFDKACTAFKEQNREFQAEEAARLFYVAMTRTESTLTVTGSGTNRLKGKSKKGPYSYLQLLADKHPELIVHWDIPDIPVEEEEGGAVEASFPSLNPQSEALQAAEAVRAAMENLPPLRDGEVFGLWEQEASALIEEHKALQAPVVDVELPGELTASDMVAMSADPTQFARRQRRPIPFKPNSYAKRGTAFHAWLEDRFGAPALLGEDELPGSHDEPDHDLESLKESFLASEWAQRTPAFVEAPFEITIGDSVVRGRMDAVFQQPDGSWLIVDWKTGRRPQGAALYSAQIQLAVYAEAWRRIHGVGTVRAVFYYVHENYLLEPEDLPTGPRLAELLSSAVSTSPGLSLR; from the coding sequence ATGCCTAAGAATCCCGCTCAACACTTCAGCCCTGAGGAGCTGGCTGCCGCGCTGGGCAAGCCCTTTCCGCCCACCCCGGAACAGGCCGCCGTTATTGATGGCCCGCTTGGACCGAAGCTCGTCGTGGCCGGCGCAGGCGCTGGTAAGACGGAGACGATGGCCTCGCGTGTTGTATCGCTCGTGGCCAATGGGCTCGTGCGGCCTGAGCAAGTCCTTGGCCTAACCTTTACCCGCAAGGCAGCCCAGCAACTAGAGCAGCGCATCCGCCGCCAGCTGCTAACCCTGCGTTCCTCTGGAATCCTTGCCCCGGGCAGCCCAGCGGCAGAAGCAGTGGAAAATATCGCGCCAAACGTGTCCACCTATGACTCTTATGCGGGTGATCTTGTCCGCGAGTATGGCCTGCTCATGCCGGTCGAGCCGAATGCCCGAATCATCACCGAGGCGGAACGCTATGCCATCGCCCACGAGGTGGTCAGCAATTACTCGGGTTCGCTCAGCACAGATAATGCGGTGTCCACGGTCACCGCTACCTTGCTCAAGCTCGCGGAAACGATGGACGGAGAGCTTAAGAATCCGCAGGATCTCTATGAGCACGAGGACATCTTCCGCAAGACCGCTGAGGACCTAGAAAAGAGCAAGAGGACCAAAGGCGAGTTCGGCAAGGACTTGCAGAAATACCTGGATACCCAACGCCTGCGCCTGGAGTACCTGCCCTTGGTGGAAGCTCTCAAGAAGGAACAAGCGGAGCGCGGGGTCATCACCTTCGGTGAGCAGATGTCCATCGCCGCCACGCTGGCCAAGAACTTCCCGCTCTTAGGTGAGCAACAAAGCGCGCGTTACCGCGTCATCATGTTGGATGAGTACCAAGACACCTCCCATGCGCAGCGCATCTTGCTGCGCTCGCTCTTCGGTGGCGAGCGTGAGGGTCTATCAGTTACCGCGGTGGGTGACCCCATGCAGTCCATCTATGGCTGGCGTGGCGCGACGGCGGAAAACCTGGAAGCTTTTGTCACAGACTTTCCGCAGCCGGACGGCACCCCGGCCCCGAAGGACCAACTCACCACCTCCTGGCGTAATCCCTCGACGGTACTCAGCTTGGCTAATGACGTGGCGTCGAAGCTCTTCTCCTCAAGCCCCGGCGAGCGCCCAGTAGATGAGCTGTCGCCCAAGCCCACGGCGCCGGCCGGCAAGGTAGAGCTGGGCTATTTCGCTTCTGAGGACGAGGAGCGCGCTTTCATCGCTGAGCATCTCCGCCAGCTTTATGAGTCCACGCCGGAAGGCGAGGATTTCAATGCCGCCGTACTCGTGCGCACCAATAAGCAATCGCCGTTGATCGCCGCTGCCTTGGATGAGGTCGGTGTGCCCAACGAGATCTTCGGCCTCGGTGGACTTCTCTGGCAGCCGGAGATCCAAGATCTTGTGGCGGTAGCCACGCTTTTGGTGCGTCCACAAGACACCGCCGCGGCGCTGCGTGTGCTGACCGGACCGATGTGCGGTCTGGGCATCGCCGATATCCAGGCGCTGCATTCGCGTCAGCGTAATCTCGCCGGCGCCACCGAAGGCCGCACGCGGTGGGAAGGCGGTGATCCCCTGGCGCACCTAGCCGCCCAGGTTGAGGAGATTACCGCGGAGGGGCCGGACCAGGTGCTGGGGCTTGCCGACGCCCTCGCAGACCTCGGCGAACGCGATCGCTACAGCACCGAAGGCTTGGAGCGCATGGAGGAGGTCTCCTCTAAGCTGCGCTACCTCCGTACCTATTCTTTGGGCAAGACTCTCAACGACATCGTGGCCGATATTGAGCTTCTCTTCGGCTTGCGCACCGAAGTCCTCGCCTCAGGCAAGCCGGGCGGGGCAACGCACCTCGACGCCTTCGCCGACTTTGTCGCGGGCTTCCACGGTGATGGCTTGGCTGGCCTTTTGGACTATCTTGAGTTGGCTAAAGAGAAGGAAGACGGGCTCGAGCTGGGAGAGGTCCCGCTTGTGCGCAACCGCGTGCAGATCATGACGGTGCACAAGGCCAAGGGCTTGGAATGGGAACACGTCTGCGTGGCGCATGCGGATTCCTCGAGCTACAAGGCGCAGGCGGAGACCTTCCTGACCAAGATCGAAAAGGCCCCAGGTGACGAGGACGTCATCGATGTGCCCGAGGATGCGGTGACGCGCTCTGACTTTGATAAGGCGTGCACAGCTTTCAAAGAACAGAACCGCGAGTTCCAAGCAGAGGAAGCGGCACGTCTTTTCTACGTGGCCATGACCCGCACCGAGTCCACGCTGACGGTGACTGGTTCCGGCACGAATAGACTCAAGGGAAAGAGCAAGAAGGGCCCCTATTCCTACCTGCAGTTATTAGCGGATAAGCATCCGGAGCTGATTGTCCATTGGGATATCCCCGACATCCCTGTGGAAGAGGAGGAAGGAGGTGCAGTTGAGGCCTCTTTCCCTTCTTTGAACCCGCAGTCGGAAGCGCTGCAGGCAGCAGAGGCGGTACGCGCGGCAATGGAGAACCTCCCTCCGCTGCGCGATGGCGAAGTCTTCGGTCTCTGGGAACAAGAGGCGAGCGCGCTCATTGAAGAGCACAAAGCGCTGCAGGCCCCGGTGGTCGATGTAGAACTACCCGGCGAGCTGACGGCCTCTGACATGGTGGCCATGTCGGCAGACCCCACCCAATTCGCACGCCGCCAGCGCCGCCCCATCCCCTTCAAACCTAATTCCTACGCCAAGCGCGGCACTGCTTTCCACGCGTGGCTGGAGGATCGTTTCGGCGCGCCTGCTTTGCTGGGGGAGGATGAGCTGCCCGGTTCTCATGATGAACCGGACCACGACTTGGAGTCCCTCAAGGAGTCCTTCCTAGCTTCGGAGTGGGCACAGCGCACGCCGGCTTTCGTAGAGGCCCCCTTCGAGATCACCATTGGCGATTCCGTCGTCCGCGGCCGCATGGATGCGGTATTCCAACAGCCGGATGGCTCGTGGCTCATCGTGGACTGGAAGACTGGCCGCCGCCCCCAGGGTGCTGCTCTGTACTCGGCGCAGATTCAGCTCGCCGTCTATGCGGAGGCATGGCGGCGCATCCATGGCGTGGGGACTGTCCGCGCGGTTTTCTACTACGTGCATGAGAACTATCTTTTGGAGCCGGAGGACTTGCCCACCGGGCCACGGTTGGCTGAGCTTTTAAGCTCTGCAGTTTCCACGTCACCAGGGTTGAGTCTAAGGTAG